The nucleotide sequence ATTCTGCATAGGCTGCAATCTGGGTCATAAGGGGATAAAAGTTTGGAAATGTAGTTCTAGACCCAGGTTTCCCTTGAACTTTACTTAACTttacttaaatacttttaaaatgtattatttgtgtCCATGCTGGTTGTCAAATACAAAAAGGCTTTCATTTGTATTCTTTCTGTAACCTGCAGACAAATTAAACGCTGAGCCAGATGACAGAAGCAACCTCAGAGATGTCGTCACCACGGCCCAGTAAATATTTGTTAGAATGCCATGCTTCACACATAAGACACCATGTAAATATAGTCAGTGATTGATGATGAATTTGTACCATTATTAACAATATGTTTTCAACAGAAGGGCCAGAGATTTCTTCAGGCAGCACTGTTGTTTCAGAGACTGAGAGTGCTGCCAAATCACATAAACCAGGTACAGTTGGCAAAGTGACAGATATGTAAAGGAGAAAGCAGAAACAATGAAACTGTAGAAATCTATATGCacagttttttccccctaacATCTTTATAACATTGTGTGTAGacttgaggaggaggaggaggaggaggagggggagactcAACAGAGCCCATTTAAAGTGCCAGACAATAATAGCATTTTTCAGCTGAGTATCAATGAAAGAGGGGACCAAAAAGAGGTTGGTGTTTGAGTTCAACTGTGTATGTACAAATTAGTTATTTTACTTACATTGCATGATTTCTGTGTGACACAGTGGctgcaaaaagagaaaaatcgATTGCCATGTTTAAATCCATGCTGCTGTTCTCCTCCGTGCACAGGAGATGCGTAAATTCCTGGCTTTGCCAATTGATGAGAAGACGACCCACGCTGCACGAATGATGGCCAAGCTGAAGAAAGAGCTGGCAGAAagactggaggaggaggaggagggggaggaggaagaaaaggagaagaagaagaatgtaaAACAAATCAAGAGTAGGGCAGTTCTCCCTAAACAAACACCCAGCAGACATGAGCTGAAGATGGCCATGATGAAACGAGGTGAGTCGAGAGAGAATATTGTAAAGGTGCTGCTTTTTAAAACCCCTATGTGTGTCGCATGCCATGGCAAACTTGCTAATCTAAATGTTAACTattgtctgtcctctgtccccAGAAAACGTTATGAAAGACAGCAAACATGACTTCATCTCCATGGAACGGCAGAAGGCAGTGTTGGAGGTAAAGTGTTGGAGTTGCTAAGATCTTAATAAAAGGGGAGCCATGTCAACAATCTGGATTGTTCTcagtttctcagtctgctgtgACTGATTCTTTCTGAGTGTTTGCTTTCTGAACCACATACAtctattttgaaaacaaaaaagtgcaCATGCCATGCAGCATTGATGCCATTTGgatattgatatattttatagtttCTCCACTGCTTCAAATATTCCTATAGACAAGCATGACTGTCTGGACCAGATCTGTACCCTGTCATACCAGCTgaattaaaagagtactccaccaatgTGAAAAGTTgtgtaaagccttttgtggctccagggggagctgtgtgaagtttGATAACTGGGCTGgaggggctgaagactacaagtttgaaaatgaaaaaatcagtATTAGAAACAAATGAGCTTACCTGACTGCCACAGAGGtcttcatctctgcttgaggctatcgaggctacattagcctcCACTaccataacacacccaaatctctgaccaaactgccagtggtcaagttgcattatgggtaaagttggtgccaggttttgacaaagaggtggaataaaaaagaaattatcTCTGCTGcgtcgattttgatcctttttttttaaatgtccatcATGACTCCAACAATGTTACAGGAGAGCAGTGCTAAATctgtggagtactcttttaaaacaCAGCCTAATATATCGCTGCCCATTGTAGAAATTCTTGAAAATGAAGACAATGAGTTGAAAGATTAAAGCATTAAGGTAGACTGTGGGGTTTGGTCCAGCAAAGAGGACTTCCAAGTTCACATTTAGGATTTGCTCCGGTTATACTGAATCCTGCTCATGACTTAGAATGAGCAGATGCATACTGGTGAAAGCAGTGATCCAGCTTTGTTTTCTcatattaaaactaaaatgtgtACATTCACCTTTTAACCTGTTTGAAAGGAAAACAACTTAAGAAACAGAGTAATATGGACATGTGAAGTCAAAGGCTACAAGAAGTGAGAATTGGACATAATACCTTTTTATTATCCAAAACAGAAGTTAAACCATGGTTGTTCTCACCTAAGCAACAAACTGTCAAAAATGAAAGATGGATTTGtaagttttaaacaaaaattagACAAGGATTATTAAAGGCACTGTATcgtggttgttttgttttgttcaatcAGTATCTTTTTACACTGCCAATACATGTGTGGCTTTGCCCTCTTGCTTCGTGCCCTCACTCTCCCTTCCTCAGTTATCTCTGATGACGAAGAGGTCCGAAATTTTGAGGATGGACAAGGCCATTACAAAAGAGGAGGGGCAGCTGAAACAGCTTGAAAAGATCATTGAGAGAGACAACCTGAACTTTGAAGCGTTCCTCAGGGAGAACGAGAAGAAGTCTGTGGAGGCCAGAACATTGTAAGAACTATCATGATGTGACATGTTGGCTGCTTTGTCATTGTgactaaaaatgtaattgtttttgccCTAACAAGAGGACATTcatatgacatttaaaaagtcacattgAAAATGGTTGTCTTGTCTCTATTGTCAGTTTTGAACGGGAGGCCAAGTCCAAACAGGAGAAGAATGCTGAGATCAAGAAACTGACTGCTGAAATAGGGACCATAAAAAGGTAGCACTCTGATAATGTATGACTGTGCACATTACCCATGTTTTAGTGCATAAAAGTGTTTTCCCAAAAGGTGCACTGAGAGGAACAATGAATAAGGGTGAATGAATTTGTTATGTGATGTGGATTTAAATCTGGTCATTCTTTTTCATAGTGAAATCGCCAAGTTTGAAGAGATCCTGATAGACTACAAGAGATACAAGGAGCTTCTGTTCAAGTTGTCTCCTCCAGAGTGGCAGGAGGCCCAGAAGACCAAGGCTTTGAAAGCCGAAGTCCTGTCTGACGGAGACAAGCATAACAGGGAGCCTGCAGAGTCAGCTGTTAGCGACGGCAAGTACTTGGTGAATCAACATAACATCATAGTTAATGAGGACCATGGTAATATTTGTTAATGTCctgatattgttgtttttagcgCTTTGTTACAGTAAGTGTGGATAGTGCTAGTAGTGCGATTTGAATGATAACGTGCGCACAGGTTTGGAGAACAAAGATTCCAGTCCCGGGCGAGAGCTGCCCTCCATCAGAGAGACCAGGCTGTCCTCAGCCCACAGCGACACACTGTAAGGAAACACCAACACCCACCTCCATCACAACACTGATGACTGTTTCACTGCACATCCTGTATTTATCTTTTACATTCATACGCACTGATGTGGTGCTAATCCATGACTCCCATTAAGTGTTCAGCAAAATAAGGCAAAAGAATCACTAATatgcataaaaacaacacaaaaatcatttttacCTATTAAAGACCTATGTCCTTGTATgaagtgtatatatatttttctcacaCAGCATGCTAGTATCATTTTGAACATCTTGCAGTAAATTTGTTTGAAATCCTATTTACATGCTGCAAAAACTTTCTCCTGACCCCAAACTCTTTCTTTGGCCTTTCAGGATCACCAATTCTAAACTGGATAGTGACAGCTCAGAATATGAGGTCAGCTTCCCCAAACTGAAAATCTTGTTCTCTGACTTAACATCGTTTCAGCttgagtatttatttatttatttattttttgcagtacTCACAGTGCACGTATTTTGCCCACCTTGTTTGTCACCCCTGCAGGATGAGCCAGAGCTGTACTTCACTGATCCCAAGCAGCTACTGGATCTGGTGACAGAGCTGACAGAGCAGAACTTGTCCCTGATTCAGAACTCTACAAGGGTGGAGGAGACACTGGAAGAGCTCCGACAGTCCATGGAGACAACTAGGAAGAAGATGTAAGCGTCATGGAATGaatgattttgatattttaccTGTTGTCTTGCTTTTTTCCTGTACACTGTTTACTCCCTTATCCCCTCCTCTTTCCCACATCCACGGAATCCGCTGAATCCTTTCTGTCTGAAGTGAAAAGGATGAAGAGCAGCTAACGCTTCAGCTAAACGACATGAACCAGAGAATCGACAAAGAGAAGGCAAGAAGCACCAAGCTCAAACAGAAGGTTCAGCTCCATGTCTCATTGAACACAGAAGACCAGGTAAGGAAGCAGAATGTGTTTGACTGCATTTTAATCCAAGATCTGAGTGGTAACAACACCTATAAATCATGTAAGGTGGCATTAGTAGTCTTCAGCAGTAGATATCTGGTCTCAtcatctcttctcctcctcattcTTTCTATCCCActtcctcctcttgctctcAGGATGTTATGTTGGACGCTCTGGGTGAGAAGGTGGCGGACGTCCATCGCTGCTGCGTGGATGACAGGATGACCAACCTCAGCACGTTGGAGAAGCTGGCCAATATTGAGAACCGTATGTCTTTACTGCTGCAGGGCCTTGAGAGCATCCCTGAAGAAAGCTTagagatgatgaagaagataaaggacagtgagaggaggagcaggtaTGTTTCAGTGACTACACTTTGCTGACTTTCTCTTGACTGCAATAAAGAATCGATAGTGCAACAAATTCAAGCATCTTCTGAAGGTGATGTCAAATGGCAATGACATAAGCTTTGGCAATTTGACATTTATCACAACAAAACTCCTGGAATGCATTGCACCCCAGGATGTTTTTCCTTCAGTATATTCTTtacttaataaaaaatacagaagcATGTTATTTAAAAATCCCCTCTCTTCCTACATCGTGTCGCAGGCAGCGTGAAGAAAAGCTGAGAGAGCAGAGCGAGAAACAGAAGGAAAGGATGAGGAGGTACATGGAGAGATCCCTGGCTGACTCCAAGAAAATAGTAAGTCGTTTGCTTAAAAATTGCTTCATACAGCCTTTTATGCAATTTTTCGAATTTTGTACTACCACTAGTAAACATCACAATTTCATGTCAGTAAATTATCACCACATTCCTTTGGATGGCATCCTCCACAAGGCCtgcatttattgtgtgtgtggcacaAGGTaagatttgggtgaactgtgtTGAAATACATTACGGCTCgatacacaaagacaaaaataacttGCAAAATTGTTGTTCCTTTTAGCATTAACAGAAGCTCACGGTGTATCCTGATTCACTTCCACACTTCAAACTGAAAACCTGTCTTAAAGGCTGAAACTGCATTTACAGcatgagtaaaaacaaaacaaacccaggAGCAATGCTTAAACTGCAGCCCATTTTCTTTCAGAGTGGGAGAAAGCTCATGCCCAGATGCATGCCTGTTGCCCAGAAAGTCAGAGTCAGCAATGTGGACAACACCCCAGCTGAAGATGAGATCCATGCCTACCTCTTCACCTCTGAGGACATAgagtaaaaaaaactaaagacaaTTAGGCAaagaaaattatgtaaaaaatttttttttaaatgagtgtAATCATGCCTCAACACAACAGTTGAggagtgaaaatgttttattattgcaTATTTAGTTGCCTACACCACATTCATGACATAAAATCAATGCATCAACATCAGATGAAATGTTAACACAAAAAATAGCATTATGGTGTGCATTACAGGGCCAGAACAAAAATATGCAAGAGAATTATGTAAAGTACAATAAAGCAGTCTGATTGCAGAGAATAACTTAGTCCCTAAGTTATTCCATAtgtacattaatttattttcctattACAACTCTATTGCTGACTCTATATAGTCTACATTTGTAATGTATTCCAGTAAATACATACATCAGTGACCTGATAGCTTATATTGACATCTGTGCAATGCAATAAGCAATCTGATCCAATTTTCAAATAATGTCTCTACATTAGGTTCTGACAAACCCTGGTCATATTTATGAATTACAAGTTACCAAAAAACGACAGAAGGCGGTGGTGTTGAACGTTTCTGTCTGttggagagaggaggatgaggaagtgGCTGGAGCAGGACTGGACTAGGAGATGTAGCTACCTACACTGAAGCACCAGCAGCTGTCAGATTACTAGCTAGGCAGCTAGATAATAGGAATATTTGACAATGCGATGGGCAACTGCTGGGGATACTGTGTTGGGCTCTTCAGGAGAGAAGCCAACAGGATCCAGAGAGGAGGCGGGTAAGTGAAACATGGCACTAGCTAGGTgagctaactaacgttagcataaAAGCATTATCTGAACCAGCGTATCCGGTTACTGCTAACGATAGCTAAAAGTTGGTTAGCCGATAACTGACACCACAGAGTGTCTAAGACGTTTGACAGCTCTGTGTGTTAGCCTGCTAGTGATGTTGTAACCGAGAGATAAAGGCCAGTCAGTAAAGTTACTGGTTACGCTTTTGTACGGTCTCTGTGGGGTCTAACCTGCAGCCAGCTAATGCCAAGATAAATCAAGACCCCACCCCTATTGTCAACAGTCTGGACATGTAGTTTAGCTAGGGCAAATGAGAGCACTAGCATAAATTACAGACTGAGCTAGGGCTGTTTAAGAAGTCTTTGACAAGGCTTGTAGACTAATATTTGGATCATGTAGTTCAGTCTGTCTTGAATCTCAATCCTGATGCATATACTGGGTCTCAGTTCTTGCGTTAGTTGCAGGCCGTTGGGTCATCAGATTTAAGGTTAATAATTGATGTTTTTTCGTCTGACTTTACCTTGTGCTTTGTTAAGATTACAGAAGGCTAAAGCTTGCTCTCATCCAGCAGCAAGCTGTTTCACACTCATACCATCACTTCCATATGGTTACATCCCCGAGCTGACGGATACAGTGGTACTTATAAGATAGTAGTGTGGGATTGGAAACCTCATTACAAATTTGGAAACGTCCACTTTGCCTGCTCCCATGTCATGTTTTAACTTTGTAAAATGACAGCCATCGTAACTGGGGGTCTGTGCCACACTCAATAAAGTGGAATCAAAAGAATAATATAAAGTTAAATTTGGTTTTTAATGGACATAAACCTGAGGTTTAACATCTGAAAGCTTAAATCAATCTTAACTTAATCAAGGACATAATGCGCAAAGGAGTTAATAAGTCAGTTATCTCACAGAAAGCTGGCCTATCACCTGTCAAAAGCAAAACACCAGCTGTGAAGTCAGCAACACGCCTTAAGGATTCAGCCAAAAGAGAgcaatatatatacatatttcactgcagacattttgacatgtgatagcatgaaaaacacaggtgtaatcaATAACGTTAATTATGGCTGCAATGGATTTAGGCAGCTTgttccagggtcctggtattgtgcatgttggcatcacttactgggacacttaaatggAACTGAACCAATCGTTAATATTAATAGTTACGcctgtgtttttcttgctgttaCAAGTCAAAATCGGCCATGAAAAAGCTCttttcagcagctgttttctgccATATAAGATTCAGTGTTTATTAACACATTAACTCTTGAATGCATATATTCCGACATACCTCGGGTCTTTAGAGAGCCGTTACTTATTTGTCTACGATTTAAAATACCATTGCATGTAAACTGATCAGAACCTAATTCTAACAAAGATAAACCCCCAAAACAGATTTTCGtcattaatttttgtttttttcccagtcAATTTCAGATTCCAaacttgcgcacacacacacacacacacacacacacacatattttgtaCTGTGTTACACATACTGTGTTACTGCTCAATGACTGGCACTTACCAAACCAAATTAGTCAGCACAGTGATCACAAGTCACAGTCTTGTAGTCATTGCAGCATGGCTGTGTACGCTGTGCTTCTGCTTCAGCCTCTGAATTATTTGATTCAACACTCGGGACAAAATCAGGTCCTCATCATCAGATGCTTCAGACACATCTTTCATTACTATGTTACTAAATTACTATGATCAGAACCCTTCAATATCCAAGAACGTACTGCTTTTGAAGGGTCTTTAATGTGTTTAAGGGTTAAAGGAAGACGTCAAGTTTTGGATAGTAAGGCACATTGGTCAATTTACCTGTTTAGTCTTGAGAATATAGACACAACATTCATCACTGTATTTACAGCAGTTCACTGGCATTTGGGTTCGGTTACTAAAGTTTTAGCATATGTTTTGTTGTGGAAAGTTGCTGAGGTTGATTTTGGGGACCGTTACAGATGACCAACGTATTCATTCACCGTGCAGTGATTTGAATCTGTACATAGTCTGCCATACAGACAGGCAAAGTTGGTCaaaaattacaaacacacaaatgctcaTAATGTTGGCATAAAACGCCTAGATTTTGACCACGATGCCTATATATCTCATACTGAGTTTATTCCTTCAGCAGTAGCTGTCGATTCTCTTTTCCCGTCACAagtttattttgatgtcagTGGTATACAATGTAATCGTCATACAAGATACATACTATTTCATGTGAAATAGCAGCATTTCAGATTAAATGTTTATGCATCATCTACTTTTGCAGCTAACTGTCTGTCTAAAATGACAGGCCTTTAACAGGATTCAGATTATTGCTAGTGATGCTCATGCTCTCTTAATTATTCATATAGGTCAAAATACTTCCGAAGCAGTACCACAGGGGAACATTATACAATAGAGGTATGAGTCGTACAtttgttagttgttttttttttaatgatgacTTTTCAGTATAATGTTTGTATAATGTCTAACTGTGACTTTTAATTTTGCAGTTTGAAAATCTGGTAGAGAGTGATGAGGTAAGTCTGATCATGTTCTGATGATCTGTTTGTATGTACGAGCGTTCATTCCCTAAATCAGTTTAAGGAAAACATTGTTAGTGAGTTTTCTCTCAACTCTATTATTGGAACCAATTACATTGTAATAGACTGTGTTTTATGAGACGTGTAGTCTAATTAAAAGCTGCAATACCCTGGTACTCCCAGGATACTTTTTACTTTCAGACTCCTGTCAGACTTTCCTCTGATATCCATCCTCCAGTGATGGATAGAAAATAATTGGTACGCCAATGTGCACCCATCACTGTGATACAGCAGTCAGGGAGTAATTCGATTACAGTCTGCAGAGTCCCAGACTACTAGTTGAGACAGACTTGAGTCAAACAGTGCAGCAAGGAAGATGCATTTGCTGTATAGTAAAATGTTGTTCGTTGCATTGCAGGCTGAGAGCCCACAGCCCTGCCCAaggtaagaaagaaaaatctctTCTTTGACCCAAAAAACTTGGAAAGAATTTGAAAGAACAGTTTACCTTTAAGTGTTTTCTGTTGCTCTTTTACTAGGCCCATCAGCGAAGATGAGATCAAGCACCTCAAAGAACACTGCTACACTGCGATCTCAGACGAGCAGATCCTGATAGACCAGAAGCTACAAGTGGAGGTGAGACACAATTTTAAACGTGCACCTTTAGAGTGACccctttatttcattttacgTTTTAGACctatttttgcttatttttaatttgctgcattgttttttctgttttgtaattttctgttctgtgttttgtgttttgtttcatttttgttatttctgcttCAGTTAGAGGCACAAGAGGAGAAGTTAAGGCTAGAAGAGGAGGCTAGAAATGCCGCCCAGCGTGAGGCCGCCAGGTTGGCACGTGAACGAAAATTGAAGGAGGTGAGGCGGCACTGAGCGCTCCCTTCTGCCAGTTTGACTTACTGCTTGGCTAAAACAGCTTCTCCTCTAACCTACTGGCCCTGTGCAGAGGCTTCCCAGCATTTCCAGTCCTCCGCCTTCTGCATCTTAAAGGGACACAGTGATATTTCCTCTGTTCAGTCTTCTTTTTGTCCTCATTAACCTGTCCTTGTTATCCAGTCAGGGGAAGTGTTATCTGTTTCACTGCTTTATTTACCTGACAAACAActtgttagcattgttagcattCTTGATCATCCTatagacaaaaaaatcaatacatcaTAGCTGTAATGGAACAATGCTAACTTTAAGTATTTCAGTCACTTTATTGTAGAGAGGCAACAGATGTCACATTTATTTCCGTTGTGCACTTCAGGGTGGAATAATAGCCAGTAGATGATGCATAATATACAGCAAGGACTAAAGTGCCAATAGACATCAAACTGGCAATGAACCTTATTCATAAGTACAAGCAGTGAACTGAGGACAAGACAAGGCCCATGCTGCAAATAATACCATTACAGTCACTGAAGTCCTCACATCATGAATAGAGAAATGTGGACAGTATTGCAGTATTGCAGCAAGGCTTTTTGGTCAGTATCATGGCTTTATATTTCCCATACTGTTTCAGGGAAAGGCCTGCTGCAGGAAAATGACCTTTCATAGTGATATAATGAAAATGCGACTGTGGGCGGGGGAAAAAAGAATCACTGCAGGGatttctttgcttttcatgCCGCATTCCACTGCTTCTCtggtgtttctttgttttgttattaagTTATTTGCTCACGTTTCCTTGATAGCACCAAAACTGggaaatgtttgttgttgttttttttattaatatagtCTGTATTTTATTCATAGGAAGATATCTTTTTACTTGATCTATGGTTTTATTGTTAGCAGCTGTCTGCCCAGAGGAAACGAGGAAAAGCAGATGGCTCCGGCAGTGAAACTCAGCAAAGGAAGTGAGTTACTTAAGTTCATTGGACAACAGGATAGTTGTTGAGCTGAGGACAAGCTGCGGTCATGAGGTTTTAATGGGTTTTAGTAGACATACTTAGTAGACAGTAATGCTGGATGTATTTAAAGCTTAAGAAGTTAAGAGAGTCTTTCATCCACACTGGCAGCTGCAAAGAGAAATTTGAAAACCAGAACATCTGGCAAATCAgtcatttaataattaatcaacAACTCTATCTCTCAGCACCTCCGATGtatgatgttttcatttgttgctATTTGGCAGACAGAATCTTGCACATTTCTTTTGTAAGCTCTCAACAGAAACATTGATATAATGATGTGAGTGCATGCACAGTTTGTTCCTGCAGTCAGGCAGTGATACAACGGATCCGGTCTCAGAATTCAATGCTTAACTAATTTTCACTGTGCCAGAAGGGAGCTGCAAGCGCACAAAGCTGAGCGCAGTATCAGCTCTCGTCTCATCCAAAATGGAAAACCTTATTCAGGCACACTGAGTTTTGTGTCAAAGCTATGAGTGAATGTTCTTACAGTTCTGTTATAGTTGTGTTGATTGTTATCACTGCCTGTTCCAGACAAGCCTCTGGGGAGGATTTTGATGTCTACCTCCATAATGTAAAAGCCCAGTCCGAGGCTTTCAGGAGCACCAGTAAGTGAACCTTTAATTGTATTAGCTCTAACtatacacaggtacacacacagtcagttcAGAGTATACTGCATTGAAAAGGTAGGAGTTACATGCACTTTGTTGTAATATTTGACTCTTTGTTTCCAGGGCTGCCCTCTGACACGAACGTGGTGACTCCCAACACAGAGTACAGCTGGGATTTCACCACCAAGACCCGCTCCACCAACGATGACGGGACCTCACTGGATCTCGAGTGGGAAGACGAGGAAGGTGAGGGTTTTAGTTTTTGCTCAATTTGGAAAGCTTTATCTTCCTGAGCAGTTGATTTTACTCTCAAGTCTTTCCTTTCTGAGGTTTGGTCTGTCACAAATCACTGATCCATCAAACATTCTTGTAACCTACTGATTGAACTTCGATTGAAGTAGTTCGATCACTCCGGGGGACCAAGTCAGAGCTTTCTCTGCCTCCACACCAGGGCTCCGGTAATTTCTCAGCCAAGATCGATTCTGTTCTTCAGTGACACTGcagcaaagaggaggaggaggaggaggaggcagagcaggCCATTTGTGCACagtgcatacagtacatctcaTATGTATCAACCCTCCTCCATCCGAATGTTTAAATAACAGGTGTGAAGCAAATCGGTATGTAAGGATTGTTGGTTGCCATTCAGCAGAAACACATTCCTAATTGTGGCCATATTCAGTACCATAACGCCAACAGCCCCCTCTGGTCCAGGCATCAGCGTTATTTAGGAAGCTTGGCTGTAGATTCTGCTGATCTTAGTTTATTGTGCCGTTATTGGGCACCtcgctgtgtgtttgtttcattttaatgataTACTTTACTGCACTCGTATTTATTCGTCACTACGACTGTTTTACCTGTGTTTTTTATTACAGCTCAACAGATAAATATGGTCAATTCAGCTctgaccaaaaaaaataaataaatcctatCTATACATATATAGCATCTAAGCTAGGTTCCATAAAAGacctaaaaatacatttcattgtAGTGTGTTAAGTTTTCAATTTGGTTTAGAAAGTCTTGGGTAGGAACAGGTTTCCTCTGAGCCACCAGATCACTGCCTGCAGCAGTTTTTGACTTCAGTGACTTCTGCCGTCAGAGTGAAAGCTCGTGTCCTTGCGTCGTAGGAATCAATCGTGCGCTTCCAGCCTGGGAGAGGTCTCGGACAGAGGAGGACATCCTGCGCGCAGCCCTGAGGCCCGGCAGCAAGCAGATGAACAGCGGCCCGACCTCGGCCTCCGAGGACTCCACCGCACTGGAGTGGGAGAATGATTTTGTGAGTAC is from Siniperca chuatsi isolate FFG_IHB_CAS linkage group LG8, ASM2008510v1, whole genome shotgun sequence and encodes:
- the ap1ar gene encoding AP-1 complex-associated regulatory protein isoform X3, with protein sequence MGNCWGYCVGLFRREANRIQRGGGSKYFRSSTTGEHYTIEFENLVESDEAESPQPCPRPISEDEIKHLKEHCYTAISDEQILIDQKLQVELSAQRKRGKADGSGSETQQRKQASGEDFDVYLHNVKAQSEAFRSTRLPSDTNVVTPNTEYSWDFTTKTRSTNDDGTSLDLEWEDEEGINRALPAWERSRTEEDILRAALRPGSKQMNSGPTSASEDSTALEWENDFVSTHPEDTADTEFEGFVNPVLDTPSEDASDCGLRLDNQDR
- the ap1ar gene encoding AP-1 complex-associated regulatory protein isoform X1 — encoded protein: MGNCWGYCVGLFRREANRIQRGGGSKYFRSSTTGEHYTIEFENLVESDEAESPQPCPRPISEDEIKHLKEHCYTAISDEQILIDQKLQVELEAQEEKLRLEEEARNAAQREAARLARERKLKEQLSAQRKRGKADGSGSETQQRKQASGEDFDVYLHNVKAQSEAFRSTRLPSDTNVVTPNTEYSWDFTTKTRSTNDDGTSLDLEWEDEEGINRALPAWERSRTEEDILRAALRPGSKQMNSGPTSASEDSTALEWENDFVSTHPEDTADTEFEGFVNPVLDTPSEDASDCGLRLDNQDR
- the LOC122880759 gene encoding cilia- and flagella-associated protein 100-like, producing MTASSTPPDVTADARKPFSHCKQEGPMFSGSYAPRVLCSQGPMLPGSYAPRVLCSQDPMSKSYKLEEEEEEEEGETQQSPFKVPDNNSIFQLSINERGDQKEEMRKFLALPIDEKTTHAARMMAKLKKELAERLEEEEEGEEEEKEKKKNVKQIKSRAVLPKQTPSRHELKMAMMKRENVMKDSKHDFISMERQKAVLELSLMTKRSEILRMDKAITKEEGQLKQLEKIIERDNLNFEAFLRENEKKSVEARTFFEREAKSKQEKNAEIKKLTAEIGTIKSEIAKFEEILIDYKRYKELLFKLSPPEWQEAQKTKALKAEVLSDGDKHNREPAESAVSDGLENKDSSPGRELPSIRETRLSSAHSDTLITNSKLDSDSSEYEDEPELYFTDPKQLLDLVTELTEQNLSLIQNSTRVEETLEELRQSMETTRKKIEKDEEQLTLQLNDMNQRIDKEKARSTKLKQKVQLHVSLNTEDQDVMLDALGEKVADVHRCCVDDRMTNLSTLEKLANIENRMSLLLQGLESIPEESLEMMKKIKDSERRSRQREEKLREQSEKQKERMRRYMERSLADSKKISGRKLMPRCMPVAQKVRVSNVDNTPAEDEIHAYLFTSEDIE
- the ap1ar gene encoding AP-1 complex-associated regulatory protein isoform X2, with amino-acid sequence MGNCWGYCVGLFRREANRIQRGGGSKYFRSSTTGEHYTIEFENLVESDEAESPQPCPRPISEDEIKHLKEHCYTAISDEQILIDQKLQVELEAQEEKLRLEEEARNAAQREAARLARERKLKELSAQRKRGKADGSGSETQQRKQASGEDFDVYLHNVKAQSEAFRSTRLPSDTNVVTPNTEYSWDFTTKTRSTNDDGTSLDLEWEDEEGINRALPAWERSRTEEDILRAALRPGSKQMNSGPTSASEDSTALEWENDFVSTHPEDTADTEFEGFVNPVLDTPSEDASDCGLRLDNQDR